In the genome of Methylophaga nitratireducenticrescens, one region contains:
- a CDS encoding c-type cytochrome, giving the protein MTNRQARIFAIASTGIAAFIFLVLTLDTHRQIDDLTHAENINDEVIHGKDVWHKYNCINCHTIFGEGAYYAPDLTKITKHRTVDYLTAYMRDPSKFYDEQKHRRLMPTQNLSEKEIADLITFLEWVSNVDNQGWPPRPITVTGSGVSGGVIADAAPQGVTPVDGNDDPRAIGEHIFRTAQPACASCHSTEPDVNMAGPSMAGLAKRAAEIIESPEYDGEATNIEEYIRESIIAPSAYLVPGEMYSSGETSFMPTGYEQSLSKEELEQLTAFLATLK; this is encoded by the coding sequence ATGACTAATCGGCAGGCTCGAATTTTTGCAATTGCATCCACTGGCATTGCTGCTTTTATATTTCTAGTACTTACCCTGGATACTCACCGTCAAATTGACGATCTGACGCATGCTGAAAATATCAACGATGAAGTGATCCACGGGAAAGACGTATGGCACAAATACAATTGCATTAACTGCCATACGATTTTTGGTGAAGGTGCTTATTACGCACCTGATCTGACTAAGATAACAAAACACCGAACAGTAGATTATCTCACCGCTTATATGCGAGACCCTTCAAAATTTTATGATGAGCAAAAGCATCGCCGGCTCATGCCCACTCAAAATTTGAGCGAAAAGGAGATTGCCGATCTGATTACTTTTCTCGAGTGGGTTTCCAATGTAGATAATCAAGGATGGCCTCCTCGTCCCATAACCGTCACGGGAAGCGGTGTTTCTGGTGGTGTAATAGCGGATGCAGCCCCCCAGGGAGTTACTCCAGTAGACGGGAATGACGATCCACGTGCAATAGGGGAGCACATTTTCCGAACAGCTCAGCCAGCTTGTGCCTCATGTCACTCCACAGAACCTGACGTCAATATGGCTGGCCCGTCCATGGCTGGCTTAGCAAAGCGGGCGGCTGAAATTATTGAATCACCGGAATACGACGGAGAAGCTACCAATATTGAAGAGTACATACGAGAATCCATTATCGCGCCTAGTGCTTATTTGGTGCCCGGAGAAATGTATTCTTCCGGTGAAACATCATTCATGCCGACAGGTTATGAACAGAGCCTTTCAAAGGAAGAACTCGAGCAATTAACAGCCTTTCTGGCAACACTGAAATGA
- a CDS encoding HIRAN domain-containing protein, which yields MEIAGTRYYLSANNMKSIEIGSKVQFEHESDNPKDKNAIAVFCNGVQIDNVNRVVSSEIRQLLENKQLSGVVSKLIPDEERPLIYVLIKVSNQGSTPFLRAV from the coding sequence ATGGAAATTGCTGGAACACGCTACTATCTCAGCGCAAATAATATGAAAAGTATCGAAATTGGCAGCAAGGTTCAATTTGAACATGAGTCCGACAATCCAAAGGACAAAAATGCTATCGCTGTATTTTGCAACGGTGTGCAAATTGACAATGTGAATAGAGTAGTGTCCTCAGAGATCAGACAACTTCTAGAGAATAAACAGCTAAGTGGGGTCGTATCTAAACTTATCCCTGATGAAGAGCGTCCTCTGATCTATGTATTGATAAAGGTATCTAATCAGGGCTCTACCCCGTTTCTACGGGCGGTTTAA
- the hemN gene encoding oxygen-independent coproporphyrinogen III oxidase has translation MQNELIINRLLIQKYDTAGPRYTSYPTALEFHENFKAKEFIEHAEISNQRGGPLSLYFHLPFCDTVCFYCACNKIITKNRDHATPYLENLYKELAIKAALVDTSRPVTQLHWGGGTPTFISEQQMQDLMNETRRHFHIADDADISIEIDPREANAETIALLKKIGFNRISLGVQDFDPAVQKAVNRIQSETETLAVIDAARQQEFRSISVDLIYGLPLQTLAGFSTTIDKIIAADPDRISLFNYAHMPKLFKTQRQINSEDLPTPEQKLSILQLSINKLTDAGYLYIGMDHFAKPDDELSVAQQQNRLHRNFQGYATHAECDLIGFGITSIGQIGDAYVQNVKTLLEYDNLLKQNQLPLMRGISLTEDDKLRRTIITRLICDFALDIVEIEQDYSIQFKEYFTEAYLQLEQFAEDGLLEYNRQNISVLPAGRLLIRNICMAFDKYSQQAKQRFSKVI, from the coding sequence ATGCAAAATGAGCTGATTATAAACCGCTTACTTATTCAAAAATATGATACCGCTGGGCCGAGATATACCTCCTACCCCACCGCTTTGGAATTCCATGAAAATTTTAAGGCAAAGGAATTTATAGAGCATGCTGAAATATCCAATCAGCGAGGGGGGCCATTATCTCTGTATTTTCACCTGCCTTTTTGCGATACCGTATGTTTTTACTGTGCCTGCAACAAAATCATTACTAAAAATCGCGACCATGCCACACCCTATCTTGAAAACCTTTATAAAGAACTAGCTATTAAGGCCGCATTAGTTGATACCAGCAGACCGGTGACGCAACTGCACTGGGGCGGTGGCACACCAACATTTATCAGCGAACAGCAAATGCAGGATCTGATGAATGAAACCCGTCGTCATTTTCATATTGCTGACGATGCTGATATCTCGATTGAAATTGATCCACGTGAAGCAAATGCCGAAACTATCGCCCTGTTAAAAAAAATAGGCTTTAACCGTATCAGCCTTGGCGTTCAGGATTTTGACCCTGCAGTGCAAAAAGCCGTCAACCGCATTCAATCAGAAACCGAAACATTAGCGGTGATTGATGCGGCTCGCCAGCAAGAGTTTCGATCTATAAGTGTAGATTTAATCTATGGTCTGCCACTGCAAACGTTAGCAGGCTTTAGTACCACGATCGATAAAATTATCGCTGCAGATCCTGATCGTATCTCATTGTTTAACTATGCTCATATGCCTAAGCTTTTTAAAACTCAGCGTCAGATCAATAGTGAAGACTTACCGACTCCAGAACAAAAGCTGAGCATCCTGCAACTGTCAATCAATAAACTAACCGATGCTGGTTATCTATATATTGGTATGGATCACTTTGCCAAACCAGATGATGAACTGAGTGTGGCACAACAACAAAATCGATTACATCGAAATTTTCAAGGTTATGCCACCCATGCCGAGTGTGACCTTATCGGCTTTGGCATTACTTCGATTGGGCAAATCGGCGATGCTTATGTTCAGAATGTCAAAACACTACTCGAATACGATAATCTGCTTAAACAAAATCAGTTGCCCTTAATGCGAGGTATCAGCCTTACCGAAGATGATAAGTTACGGCGAACCATTATTACCCGTTTAATCTGTGATTTTGCTTTGGATATAGTGGAAATAGAACAGGACTACAGTATTCAATTTAAAGAATACTTCACAGAGGCTTACCTTCAACTCGAACAATTTGCCGAAGACGGTTTGTTGGAATATAACCGGCAAAATATTTCGGTTTTACCCGCAGGCCGCTTGTTGATACGTAATATTTGTATGGCCTTTGATAAATACAGCCAACAAGCAAAACAGAGATTCTCCAAAGTTATATAA
- a CDS encoding LOG family protein, with amino-acid sequence MEDLKTSEAWRVFRIQSELIDGIETLNELGPAVSIFGSACLTEDSPYYQAAKQVAQSLSQAKFSIITGGGPGIMHAANAGAFKQGSHSVGLNIELPMEQKPNPNQDISLSFRYFFVRKLMFVKSSMGYVVFPGGFGTLDEFFEALTLIQSRKIRHFPVILYGSEYWKGLIDWLRAEVLRMDCIKEDDLNIFHLVDKPEDVLPIIQKHFADLGAHPENDQRFPV; translated from the coding sequence GTGGAAGATTTAAAAACATCGGAAGCCTGGCGCGTCTTCCGCATCCAATCTGAACTGATTGACGGTATTGAAACCCTAAATGAGCTTGGTCCGGCCGTATCCATCTTTGGCAGTGCGTGTTTAACAGAAGACTCGCCGTATTATCAGGCGGCTAAACAGGTTGCCCAGTCTCTTTCCCAGGCAAAGTTTTCCATTATTACCGGTGGCGGTCCCGGCATTATGCATGCCGCCAATGCCGGTGCGTTCAAACAAGGATCACACTCTGTTGGCCTCAACATTGAACTGCCGATGGAACAAAAACCCAACCCGAATCAAGATATCAGTTTAAGTTTTCGCTATTTTTTTGTGCGCAAACTGATGTTTGTTAAATCCTCGATGGGCTATGTAGTGTTTCCCGGTGGTTTTGGTACTTTGGATGAATTCTTTGAAGCATTAACACTTATCCAAAGCCGCAAAATCCGTCACTTCCCGGTAATTTTGTATGGCTCAGAATACTGGAAAGGACTGATCGACTGGCTTCGGGCTGAAGTGCTGCGAATGGACTGTATCAAAGAAGACGATCTGAATATTTTCCATCTGGTAGATAAACCCGAAGACGTGTTACCGATTATTCAGAAACATTTTGCTGATTTAGGTGCTCATCCTGAAAACGACCAACGTTTTCCAGTCTGA
- the purD gene encoding phosphoribosylamine--glycine ligase, with product MKVLVIGSGGREHALAWKLKQSPRCSDVFVAPGNPGTANEAGVSNVNIAVDDIDALVAFARQNDIGLTVVGPETPLVKGVVDAFEKAGLRCFGPSMDAAQLEASKSFTKDFLARHQIPTAAYQVFTNISNAIEYILQRGAPIVVKADGLAAGKGVIVAQTVEEAIAAVEDMLSGNAFGEAGHRVVIEEFMAGEEASFIVMVDGEHILPLATSQDHKARDNGDKGPNTGGMGAYSPAPVVTDSVFERVMSEVIEPTVKGMAADGRPYTGFLYAGLMIDEMGAPRVVEYNCRFGDPETQPILMRLLSDLVELCEAALDKRLDQVTAEWDPRAAVGVVMAAGGYPDSYKKGDVISGLDVVDSVDTRVFHAGTAFDQDKVVTAGGRVLCVTALGEGVAAAQQQAYAGVAKIQWQDAYYRTDIAYRAVAREQQKG from the coding sequence ATGAAAGTTCTGGTCATTGGTAGTGGCGGTCGTGAGCATGCGCTGGCTTGGAAACTGAAACAATCACCGCGTTGCAGTGACGTTTTTGTCGCTCCAGGCAATCCGGGAACCGCAAATGAGGCAGGTGTCAGCAATGTCAACATCGCAGTTGATGATATTGATGCGCTGGTGGCCTTCGCACGGCAGAATGATATCGGTTTAACCGTTGTTGGCCCTGAAACTCCATTAGTTAAAGGTGTCGTCGATGCCTTTGAAAAAGCCGGTTTACGCTGTTTCGGCCCAAGTATGGATGCCGCTCAACTGGAAGCTTCCAAATCATTCACCAAAGATTTTCTGGCCCGTCATCAAATTCCCACCGCTGCCTATCAAGTCTTTACCAATATCTCCAATGCTATTGAATACATTCTGCAGCGTGGCGCGCCTATCGTGGTGAAAGCTGATGGTCTGGCTGCCGGTAAAGGTGTGATCGTTGCGCAGACGGTTGAAGAAGCGATTGCGGCAGTTGAAGACATGTTGTCCGGTAATGCCTTTGGTGAAGCAGGTCACCGTGTAGTTATCGAAGAGTTTATGGCCGGCGAAGAAGCCAGTTTTATTGTGATGGTGGATGGCGAGCATATTCTGCCGCTGGCAACTTCTCAGGATCACAAGGCCCGCGATAATGGCGATAAAGGACCAAATACCGGTGGCATGGGAGCATATTCGCCTGCTCCGGTTGTGACAGATAGCGTCTTTGAACGGGTGATGAGTGAAGTCATCGAACCTACTGTTAAAGGTATGGCAGCAGATGGACGGCCCTACACTGGTTTTTTATATGCCGGGTTGATGATTGATGAAATGGGGGCACCACGGGTAGTGGAATATAACTGCCGTTTTGGTGATCCGGAAACCCAACCAATATTGATGCGTCTGCTTTCTGATTTAGTCGAGTTATGTGAAGCGGCACTGGATAAACGCCTGGATCAAGTCACCGCTGAGTGGGATCCCCGTGCTGCCGTAGGTGTCGTCATGGCTGCTGGTGGTTATCCGGACAGCTATAAAAAAGGCGATGTGATTAGCGGATTGGATGTCGTGGATTCAGTTGATACTCGTGTATTCCATGCAGGTACGGCATTTGATCAAGATAAAGTTGTCACCGCTGGTGGCCGTGTTTTATGTGTGACCGCTCTGGGCGAAGGTGTTGCTGCTGCTCAGCAACAGGCTTATGCTGGAGTCGCAAAGATTCAATGGCAGGATGCTTATTATCGAACTGATATTGCCTATCGTGCAGTTGCCCGAGAGCAACAAAAAGGCTGA
- a CDS encoding phosphoribulokinase, with the protein MSVSHPIIAVTGSSGAGTSNVKHAFEDIFRRTNVKPAVIEGDSFHRYNREEMRAAVVQAEAEGRALTHFGPEANCLDRLERLFQTYSETGRGEKRYYIHDESEAVKFNQPPGTFTEWEELDNDSDLLFYEGLHGGMVTDEVNIAQHTDLLIGVVPVINIEWIQKIKRDCANRGYSQDAVVDIILKRMPDYIHHITPQFSRTHINFQRVPLIDTSNPFVMREIPTPDESLCVIRFKDPKMADFPYYLSMLKDSFMSRPNNMVVPGTKMGLAIEIILMPFVEEMMQKKRQRV; encoded by the coding sequence ATGTCTGTATCCCATCCGATTATTGCAGTTACAGGGTCTTCCGGCGCAGGCACTTCGAATGTAAAACATGCATTTGAAGACATTTTTCGTCGTACCAATGTTAAGCCTGCTGTTATCGAGGGTGACAGCTTTCACCGATATAATCGTGAGGAGATGCGTGCCGCTGTAGTTCAGGCGGAAGCCGAAGGTCGCGCGTTGACGCATTTCGGTCCTGAAGCCAATTGTCTTGATCGACTGGAAAGATTGTTTCAGACCTACTCAGAAACCGGCCGTGGCGAAAAACGTTATTACATTCACGACGAATCCGAAGCAGTTAAATTCAATCAACCACCCGGAACATTTACCGAGTGGGAAGAGTTGGATAATGACAGTGATCTGCTGTTTTACGAGGGGCTGCACGGCGGTATGGTTACCGATGAAGTGAATATTGCCCAACATACCGATCTGTTAATTGGTGTGGTGCCGGTTATCAATATCGAGTGGATCCAGAAGATCAAACGTGACTGTGCCAACCGTGGATATTCTCAGGATGCCGTTGTCGATATTATTTTGAAACGTATGCCGGATTACATTCACCACATTACGCCTCAGTTTTCCCGCACCCATATCAACTTTCAGCGGGTGCCGTTAATTGATACCTCAAACCCGTTTGTGATGCGGGAAATTCCCACCCCGGATGAAAGTCTGTGTGTTATCCGTTTTAAAGATCCCAAGATGGCAGATTTTCCGTATTACCTATCAATGCTGAAGGATTCATTTATGTCACGGCCCAACAATATGGTTGTGCCAGGAACCAAAATGGGCCTGGCTATTGAAATTATTCTAATGCCGTTTGTTGAGGAAATGATGCAGAAAAAACGGCAACGTGTTTAA
- a CDS encoding Sua5/YciO/YrdC/YwlC family protein, which produces MNFSNWQLRQAYLALQEDGVIAYPTEAVFGVGCDPSSETAIIRLLMMKRRPLEKGLILIASDFNQLQDFIQPLSADILAKVTQSWPGPNTWLLPVRSSVSPLLTGGRGTLAVRVTAHPLAAELCRRFGGPLVSSSANITGLRPAKNVHQVHWQLPELDYVLPGALGGASKPSTIRDAFTGEVLR; this is translated from the coding sequence ATGAATTTTTCTAACTGGCAATTGAGACAGGCCTACCTTGCTTTGCAGGAGGATGGGGTAATCGCCTATCCTACCGAAGCAGTGTTTGGCGTTGGCTGTGATCCCTCAAGCGAAACCGCCATTATCAGATTACTGATGATGAAACGTCGTCCATTGGAAAAAGGCCTGATTCTGATTGCATCAGACTTCAATCAGTTGCAGGATTTTATCCAGCCGTTATCTGCTGACATTCTCGCCAAAGTCACTCAAAGCTGGCCAGGCCCAAACACCTGGTTATTGCCGGTTCGTTCTTCGGTTTCTCCATTATTAACCGGTGGCCGGGGCACACTGGCAGTCAGAGTAACAGCGCATCCCTTAGCAGCAGAGCTATGCCGCAGATTTGGCGGTCCGCTAGTTTCAAGCAGCGCCAATATTACTGGTCTGCGACCTGCCAAGAATGTCCATCAAGTGCATTGGCAGTTACCTGAACTGGATTATGTGCTGCCCGGAGCATTGGGCGGGGCTTCCAAGCCATCCACTATCCGTGATGCATTCACTGGTGAGGTACTGCGATGA
- the hemF gene encoding oxygen-dependent coproporphyrinogen oxidase has product MSAPDINAVRKYLLSLQDTICKEVENSDGKQKFAEDDWQRPAGGGGRTRVLNNGAVFEQAGVNFSEVSGDNLPPSATASRPELAGRSFQAMGVSLVIHPHNPYVPTSHANVRFFIAEKAGEEPIWWFGGGYDLTPYYTFDEDVIHWHQTAKNACNPFGDNVYEDYKKWCDEYFFLKHRNEPRGVGGLFFDDLNQPDFEQCFGLLQSVGNSYTAAYLPIVERRKDLSYTEQQRDFQLYRRGRYVEFNLVYDRGTLFGLQSGGRTESILMSLPPLVKWRYNWQPEPGSAEARLYEHYLQPQDWLGSVDLS; this is encoded by the coding sequence ATGAGTGCGCCGGATATTAATGCCGTACGTAAATACCTACTCTCACTACAAGATACTATCTGTAAAGAAGTTGAAAATTCAGATGGCAAACAGAAATTTGCTGAAGATGACTGGCAGCGACCGGCCGGTGGAGGTGGGCGAACCCGTGTTTTAAATAACGGCGCAGTGTTTGAACAGGCCGGGGTCAATTTCTCCGAAGTCAGTGGTGATAACTTACCGCCATCAGCAACTGCCAGCCGGCCTGAACTTGCTGGACGCAGTTTTCAGGCGATGGGGGTATCGCTGGTGATTCATCCACATAACCCGTATGTGCCAACCTCTCATGCCAATGTACGTTTCTTTATAGCTGAGAAAGCCGGCGAAGAACCCATATGGTGGTTTGGAGGTGGTTATGATTTGACGCCTTATTACACCTTTGATGAAGATGTTATCCATTGGCATCAAACAGCTAAAAATGCCTGTAATCCTTTTGGTGACAATGTATACGAAGATTACAAAAAATGGTGCGATGAGTATTTCTTTCTCAAACATCGCAACGAACCGCGGGGCGTAGGCGGGTTGTTTTTTGATGATTTGAATCAACCGGATTTTGAACAGTGTTTTGGCTTGTTGCAAAGTGTTGGCAACAGCTACACTGCAGCGTATTTACCAATCGTCGAACGTCGTAAAGATTTAAGTTACACCGAACAACAGCGTGACTTTCAGCTGTATCGTCGTGGTCGTTATGTGGAATTTAATCTGGTTTATGACCGCGGAACCTTGTTTGGTTTGCAGTCAGGTGGCCGTACCGAGTCGATCCTGATGTCATTGCCGCCATTGGTGAAATGGCGCTATAACTGGCAACCCGAGCCGGGCTCTGCGGAAGCCAGGTTATATGAGCATTATTTACAACCGCAGGATTGGCTAGGGTCTGTTGATCTTTCATAG
- the prfA gene encoding peptide chain release factor 1 yields MKDSIRHKLEALVDRHEEISGLLSDPETMANQNKFRTLSQEYAQLEPVVKHFGLYLQTLSDLKDAQAMMQESDPEMREMAKEELAIAEEKQEQLAIDLQKLLLPKDPNDQRNIFLEVRAGTGGDEAAIFSGDLFRMYTRYAESRRWQVEVLNAQEGEHGGYKEIIARIVGDGAYSRLKFESGAHRVQRVPETESQGRIHTSACTVAILPEADEIDQIEINPADIKMDTFRSSGAGGQHVNTTDSAVRITHIPTGIIVECQEERSQHKNRAKAMSVLQSRIMAAKEEKQASEQAETRRLLVGSGDRSERIRTYNYPQGRITDHRINLTLYKLDEVMSGQLDQVIDPLISEYQADQLALLSKDS; encoded by the coding sequence GTGAAAGATTCCATCAGGCATAAACTTGAAGCATTAGTTGATCGTCATGAAGAGATCAGTGGCCTGCTATCTGATCCGGAAACCATGGCCAATCAGAACAAATTTCGCACTTTATCGCAGGAATACGCACAGCTGGAGCCTGTTGTTAAACACTTTGGCTTATATCTGCAGACTTTGAGTGATCTGAAAGATGCTCAGGCAATGATGCAGGAAAGTGATCCGGAAATGCGTGAAATGGCCAAGGAAGAACTGGCCATTGCTGAGGAAAAACAGGAACAGCTTGCCATTGATTTGCAGAAATTGTTGTTACCTAAAGATCCAAATGATCAACGTAATATCTTTCTCGAAGTCCGCGCCGGTACCGGTGGTGATGAAGCCGCCATTTTTTCCGGTGATTTATTTCGAATGTACACCCGTTATGCTGAATCACGTCGCTGGCAGGTTGAAGTGCTCAATGCTCAGGAAGGCGAGCATGGCGGTTATAAAGAAATCATCGCCCGTATTGTTGGTGATGGGGCTTACTCACGGCTGAAATTTGAATCCGGCGCCCATCGGGTACAACGGGTTCCGGAAACTGAATCCCAGGGGCGGATTCATACCTCAGCCTGTACGGTAGCGATTTTGCCGGAAGCCGATGAAATTGATCAGATTGAAATCAACCCGGCGGATATCAAAATGGATACCTTCCGTTCATCCGGTGCCGGTGGCCAGCATGTTAATACTACTGATTCCGCCGTGCGTATCACGCACATTCCAACCGGCATTATCGTTGAATGTCAGGAAGAACGTTCACAACATAAAAACCGCGCCAAAGCGATGTCCGTTCTGCAGTCACGCATCATGGCAGCGAAAGAGGAAAAACAAGCCTCCGAACAAGCCGAAACCCGCAGATTATTAGTCGGTAGCGGTGATCGCAGCGAACGCATCCGTACTTATAACTATCCACAAGGCCGTATTACCGACCATCGAATCAATTTAACGTTATATAAATTGGATGAAGTCATGTCAGGTCAGCTGGATCAGGTCATTGATCCGTTAATCAGCGAATACCAAGCCGATCAGCTGGCCTTATTATCTAAAGATTCCTAG
- the hemA gene encoding glutamyl-tRNA reductase produces MHLVTYGINHTTAPVDVREKLSFDADKLPLALASLMLNESVIEAVIVSTCNRTEIYCHLDEDYDNSVLLWLHNFQQQDANALKSYLYCYEGADAVRHLFRVACGLDSLVLGEPQILGQLKTAYTQALNAKALGKSLGRLFQHAFGVAKQVRTDTAIGNSPVSVAFAAVSLAKQIFSNLAESTALLIGAGETIELVARHLFDNGIKRLIIANRTVEKAHLLATSVNGYAISLSEIPAHLAEADIVISSTASQLPILGKGTVESALKLRKRKPIFMVDIAVPRDIEAEVGQLEDIYLYTVDDLHDIIEENLQSRRDAAKQAEEIIDTQADHFAGWMRSQDAVPVIRAIRDQGQMFSTQAVDKALRQLEQGMNAEMVMTELARTLTNKLLHEPSRQLRQSAFESDENNPMIDAARRLFNIKD; encoded by the coding sequence ATGCATCTTGTCACTTACGGCATTAATCACACAACCGCACCGGTTGATGTGCGCGAGAAGCTTAGCTTTGATGCTGATAAATTACCTTTGGCTTTAGCGTCACTGATGCTGAATGAAAGCGTGATTGAAGCAGTCATTGTCTCAACCTGCAACCGCACCGAAATATACTGTCATCTGGACGAAGATTATGACAATAGTGTCCTGTTATGGTTGCATAACTTTCAACAACAGGATGCCAATGCCCTCAAGTCCTATCTTTATTGTTATGAAGGCGCTGATGCGGTAAGACATTTATTCCGGGTTGCCTGTGGTCTGGATTCGTTAGTTTTAGGCGAACCGCAAATTCTCGGTCAGTTAAAAACCGCCTACACCCAGGCCCTTAACGCAAAAGCGCTGGGGAAATCGCTGGGTCGTTTGTTTCAACATGCCTTTGGCGTAGCCAAACAGGTGCGAACCGATACCGCCATTGGCAACAGTCCGGTTTCTGTCGCCTTTGCTGCTGTCAGTCTGGCAAAACAGATCTTCAGTAATCTGGCCGAATCAACCGCCCTGTTAATCGGTGCCGGTGAAACCATCGAACTGGTAGCCCGTCATCTGTTTGATAACGGCATCAAGCGTCTGATTATTGCCAATCGCACCGTTGAAAAAGCCCATCTTCTGGCAACCTCAGTGAATGGATATGCGATTAGTCTGAGTGAAATTCCGGCCCATCTCGCCGAAGCGGATATTGTGATCAGCTCCACCGCCAGTCAGCTGCCCATTCTTGGCAAAGGCACGGTCGAAAGTGCCTTAAAGCTGCGCAAACGAAAACCAATTTTCATGGTAGATATTGCGGTTCCACGTGATATCGAAGCAGAAGTCGGACAACTTGAAGACATCTATTTATACACCGTTGATGATTTGCATGACATTATTGAAGAAAACCTGCAGTCACGGCGCGATGCAGCCAAGCAGGCAGAGGAAATCATTGATACGCAGGCTGATCATTTTGCCGGCTGGATGCGCAGTCAGGATGCAGTACCGGTTATCAGAGCGATTCGTGATCAGGGACAAATGTTCAGCACTCAGGCCGTCGATAAAGCCTTACGCCAGCTCGAACAGGGCATGAATGCGGAAATGGTGATGACTGAACTGGCCCGCACCCTGACCAACAAACTATTACATGAACCCAGTAGACAACTGCGGCAATCAGCATTTGAATCTGATGAAAATAATCCGATGATTGATGCTGCCCGCCGTTTATTTAATATTAAGGATTGA